From a single Leptospira levettii genomic region:
- a CDS encoding TRL-like family protein, giving the protein MKNFLCVGWIFFLGNCLSIQIGNPSFTVLQNKGQSGWYTPGKIPVPGDTYVESCTTNYFGLVSVGNASYEWVTKKSQLKEIHSVDHIYKNQYFFFQELCLRVTGI; this is encoded by the coding sequence ATGAAGAATTTCCTTTGTGTTGGATGGATTTTTTTTTTAGGAAACTGTCTGAGTATCCAAATTGGAAATCCATCTTTCACTGTTTTGCAAAACAAAGGTCAGTCTGGATGGTATACCCCTGGAAAGATTCCAGTACCAGGGGATACCTACGTAGAATCCTGTACCACAAATTATTTTGGTCTTGTGAGTGTAGGCAATGCTAGTTATGAGTGGGTAACAAAAAAGTCCCAATTAAAAGAAATCCATAGTGTGGATCATATTTACAAAAACCAATATTTCTTTTTCCAAGAACTTTGTTTGCGGGTGACAGGGATATGA
- a CDS encoding SGNH/GDSL hydrolase family protein codes for MKKIRFIFLIGVTAFLIHCDKKKDPVNDFESNLLCTSFAICNGETPAKTGIIGDSWTDILLGFPLVETLRPQLENRYNYKFAGATLGGKTLQQVVSQGLQFQVIDQGGADMKVVLLSLGGNDIQANLNEYIGNISTVQAQRFATIKANLKQLIITGNAYKIARYGGPPIKWIIHGYDYPNPYMAPVIGGSDEGCKSKFDRIGLVVPDAGVFTSTQLDAFNNLLVDITREEPSLIYVDLRNTLGGKPASRAELMLDCIHANNLGYTLLADKLARLIYPVTNIGL; via the coding sequence ATGAAAAAGATTAGATTCATATTTTTAATTGGGGTCACTGCATTTCTCATACACTGTGACAAAAAAAAGGATCCAGTAAATGATTTTGAATCAAATTTACTTTGCACTTCCTTTGCCATTTGTAATGGAGAAACTCCTGCAAAAACAGGAATCATCGGTGATAGTTGGACCGACATATTGTTAGGTTTTCCTCTCGTTGAAACGTTAAGACCCCAATTGGAAAATCGATACAATTATAAATTTGCGGGAGCAACTTTGGGTGGAAAAACACTACAACAAGTTGTAAGCCAAGGACTTCAGTTCCAAGTGATCGACCAAGGTGGTGCCGATATGAAAGTTGTATTACTTTCACTAGGTGGAAATGATATCCAAGCGAATCTTAACGAATATATTGGAAATATCAGCACTGTACAAGCGCAAAGATTCGCCACCATCAAAGCAAATCTAAAACAACTTATTATTACAGGTAATGCTTATAAAATTGCTCGTTATGGTGGTCCACCAATCAAGTGGATCATTCATGGGTATGATTATCCAAATCCATATATGGCTCCAGTGATTGGTGGTTCTGATGAAGGTTGCAAATCTAAATTCGATCGAATTGGTTTGGTAGTTCCTGATGCTGGTGTATTCACATCAACACAACTTGATGCTTTTAACAACTTACTCGTTGATATCACAAGAGAAGAACCTTCGCTTATTTATGTTGATTTACGAAATACGTTAGGTGGAAAACCAGCCTCAAGAGCCGAATTGATGTTAGATTGTATCCATGCAAATAATTTAGGGTATACTCTTCTAGCTGATAAATTGGCGAGATTGATTTACCCAGTCACTAATATAGGATTATAA